A stretch of the Neodiprion lecontei isolate iyNeoLeco1 chromosome 4, iyNeoLeco1.1, whole genome shotgun sequence genome encodes the following:
- the LOC107220970 gene encoding scaffold protein salvador, with product MLSRKNKDLRTIKEGVVGKYVKKETPPEMPIINVWTTEPVRRIRRFNQSSIPSSAPVVQQPSMVQKFGNTKTTMSAVGLGSHEGKYTPNSSVPDLAQRFASLSVTSSDGTTSRTPTPMYHPELSPAISHTYVNQYAGSEYHLDRIQTPQLPYLPSEIDLGYEDYNQTPYCQNSGYNRRHSERPSSRGEPPEELPLPPGWSVDFTLRGRKYYIDHNTKTTHWSHPLEKEGLPTGWERIESPEYGVYYVNHITRQAQYEHPCYPLEMQAVRVVSPPRHTHFHSHSVLVPANPYLNEEIPHWLYVYSRASVALDRKLRWELFRLPELDCFNAMLTRLYKQELEEVVMRYEEYRSALLCEMEQRLKELKPESAGSTAGVVALRRSLP from the exons ATGCTGTCACGCAAAAACAAAGATTTGCGTACAATTAAAGAAGGCGTCGTTGGGAAATatgttaaaaaagaaacacccCCTGAAATGCCTA TTATCAACGTATGGACAACCGAACCAGtcagaagaataagaagattTAATCAATCATCTATACCATCGTCTGCG CCTGTAGTTCAACAGCCAAGTATGGTCCAAAAATTTGGAAACACAAAAACAACTATGAGCGCAGTTGGATTAGGAAGTCACGAGGGCAAATATACACCCAATAGCTCGGTTCCAGATTTAGCTCAAAG atTTGCCAGCCTTTCTGTTACTTCCAGCGACGGGACAACCTCACGTACTCCGACTCCGATGTATCATCCTGAATTGTCCCCTGCAATTTCGCACACCTATGTGAACCAATATGCTGGTTCTGAATATCATTTGGATAGGATTCAaacacctcaattaccttacCTGCCTTCTGAAATTGATTTAGGTTATGAAGATTATAATCAGACTCCGTATTGCCAAAACTCTGG GTACAATAGGAGGCACTCGGAGAGACCGAGTTCAAGAGGGGAACCACCAGAAGAGTTACCACTGCCACCAGGCTGGTCGGTCGACTTCACTCTGCGTGGTAGAAAATACTATATTGATCACAATACTAAAACTACGCACTGGTCTCATCCACTTGAAAAAGAGGGTCTACCGACAGGTTGGGAGAGAATAGAATCTCCAGAGTACGGAGTATATTATGTGAA TCACATCACAAGACAAGCACAATACGAACATCCATGTTATCCTTTGGAAATGCAAGCCGTTCGTGTTGTTTCACCACCACGCCACACGCATTTTCATTCCCATAGCGTTCTAGTTCCAGCAAATCCTTATCTGAATGAAGAAATCCCACATTGGCTTTATGTATACAGCAGAGCATCTGTTGCTTTGGACCGGAAATTACGCTGGGAGCTCTTTCGTCTTCCTGAATTGGATTGTTTTAATGCGATGCTCACCAGACTGTACAAACAAGAACTAGAAGAAGTTGTAATGCGATACGAAGAGTACAG